The following DNA comes from Candidatus Poribacteria bacterium.
TAGTGCTGGTATCAATGAATTCGAGATCACCCATCTGATTGAACGCCATGTCTGAAGTCGCCTTCACATGTGGGACTACCTTTCGGTGTGAACCAGGGACGATCTGGAGACAACTATTCTCTAACGTCGCTGAATCAACAGCGATCCACGCCGAAATAATGATGGGTGGTTCAAGGGGCCAATAGTTGAAATCTTGGTGCCATGGAATCTCTTTTGCACCCGGTTCCTTGACGAAAAAGTTCGTCCGCCAGAGGAGCAGATCTGGACCATAGAGTGCCGCCATCCGTTTGACGATAGTCGGGTGCGTGGCAAGTTGATGAATCAACGGAGAATCAAGATGGCGGTTATGCACCACTTGGTTATGATCCGGTGGTGGCGTTTCAAGAATTTTCTCAATTTCTGGTTGCATGTCAAGCATATCTTCAGGACTACAGAGTTTGTAAGGACCGAGGTAACCCTGCCGCCAAAACTGTTCCCTTTCTTCGGTGCTCAACGTATGATTTCCGTTCTGCATTGTGTTAAACCTTTTTACGATTAGGAAAGGCGAGGTTGAAAACCTCGCCAGCGAAGGAGACATTAGGAAAGGCGAGGTTTCCAGAAGAAACACCCAAGCAAAAACACTCGCCAGCGAAGGAGATGTTAATCTTGACAGACATGGACTTTAATCGCGCCAGAGGTCTTATCAGCAGATACGCGGAATGCCTCTCGGATTTCCTCAAGCGGATAGTAGTGCGTCACCAATTTCGTGGCATCGACCTTGCCGGAATCTATCAACTCAATTGCCGCTTCAAAGTCGGTCTCCATGCCGCTATAACCGTAGCAGTTAGAACCCGTAATGGATGCCTCGGACCAAACGATAGTGGAGAGATTCACCTCAAGCGGTTTGTAGTACCCCGCGACGAGAACGACTGACCCTTGCTTCCGAACAATCGTTGTGGCAATGTTGAAGTTTTCCGCACCACCTACCGTTTCGATGACCGCATCAAAACCGATGCCATTTGTGACATCCTTGACGTATTCTTGCACATCGGTGTCTCCAACATTGACGATGTGATCTGCCCCAAGTGCTTTTGCCAACTCTGCCTGTTGTTCGTATTTGACGGTAATCAACGTCTCTTTAACACCCGCAGCAACCGCATCCGCTAAGCAGAATTGACCGATAGTCCCACCACCGATAATCGCGACGGTGTCCCGGGAATTGGCACCCGAGCGCGCTATCGCACGGTGTGAGACAGCGAGTGGTTCAACGAGCGCGCCCTGTTCAAAGGTCATTCGTTCCGGCAATTTAAACAACCCAGATTGGTGTGTTGACGTGTATTCAGCAAACCCGCCGTGCATCTTCGGAGAGATCCCGCCTCTATTGAGACAAAGATTGTACTGCCCGGTTTCGCAGTACGTGCAGGTACCGCAGTGCGAAAAACACTCTACAGCGACTCTATCCCCGATGTCGAACTTCGTTACACCGTCACCGAGTGCCACGACCACACCACACGTTTCATGCCCGGCGGCGTGCTCATGCGATTGCCCCCAATTCCCGAAATAACTATGCAGATCGCTTCCGCAGATACCGGTCTGCTTTGTATCAACGAGGACAAACCCTGGAGGGGGTTCATCACGTTCAACCTCACGAACCTCAATTTCTTCAATGCCTGTGTAGATAGCGGCTTTCATTCTCATGGCAGTTTCTCCTTTGTTTCTGCACTTAGCAGTCGTTTACGGAGTGTTTGCTTATCAGATTTTCCGACACCCGTTTTTGGGATTTCATCAACAAAGACAAAGTGGTCAGGGATCCAGAACTTCGGGAACTCAAGGGCGAGATGCTGCTTGAGGGTGTTTGAGATGTCCGCATCGGTGCGGTTAGAAACCGCACCTACCGGGGTAAGGGCAATGTCCGCATCGGTGCAGTTAGAAACCGCACCTACCGGGGTAAGGGCAATGTCCGCATCGGTGCGGTTAGAAACCGCACTTACCGGGGTAAGGGCGACGACAGCGAGTGGACGTTCACCCCACTTTTCGTTAGGCATCCCGATAACCGCTGCGTCAAGGACATAAGGATGTTTCAGGAGGGCAGTCTCCAAGGCAACACTTGAAATAGATTCTCCACCGCTTCGGATGAGTGCCTTCGCGCGGTCCACAATCTGCATGTAGCCTTGCGCGTCAATCGTCGCAATATCACCAGTCCTTAACCATCCATCGGGGGTGAAGTGTTCGTCTGTCGGTTTACTCCCATAGTAGGTGCTTGCTGTCCACGGACTCCGTACTTGTAGTTCTCCAGCTGTTTTACCATCCCAAGGGAGTTCGGTGAGTTGGTTAGATGTTTCAGCTACAATGCGAAGTTCAACGCCTGGGACCGGTCTACCCTGTTTCGCTTTAACCCGCCATTTTTCAGCATCGGACAAATTTTGATGCCGCCTACGCAGTTTTGAGAAGGTACCAGTCGGGGACATCTCTGTCATTCCCCACGCGTGACAAATCTCAATCCCAAGTTCCTTTTCGTAAGCCTCAATGAGTGTCGGCGGCATCGCTTCGCCGCCAACTATCAATCGCCTCAATGAATATATGTCTCGCCGCCTTTTGCGGAATTCGGGATAAGCCGCCGCCCATACCGTTGGCACGCCTGCAGCGACGGTGACACCTGTTTTTGCAATGAGGTCAGCGAGGCAAAGAGATGTAGGACCGGGTAGTACGAGATCCGCCCCGGCAAACATGCTGGCGTAAGGCAGTCCCCACGCCATCGCATGGAACATTGGGACAAGCGGCAGAACAACGTCTGCCTCGGTCAGTCCAAAGACATCGGCTTGATTTACAGCGAGCGTGTGAAGGAACATGGAGCGGTGCGTGTAGAGAACACCCCGCGGCTCGCCTTGCGTTCCGCTGGTATAGCAGAGACCCATCGCCCAGTTTTCGTCTGGAATATCCCATGTATACGCTGGGTCGGCTTCAGAGAGGAACTGCTCATAAAAGACAGCGGAAGGTGTAGGCATCTGATTAAAATAGACAACCTGTTCACATTTAATCTCATTCCGTAGTTCCTCAAACTGCCCAGCAAACGCTCCATCTACAAAAATGACTTTGTCTTCTGCTTCATGCGTAATGTGAGCCAATTGTGCAGCGGAGAGGCGAACATTGAGCGGATGCAGCACGGCACCAAGGCACGGAATCGCATAGTAAAGTTCCAGATGTTGATACGTATTGGATGCATAGGTTGCTACCCTATCGCCCGGCTGCACGATGCCCAATTGCGTGATAGCGTTTGCTAATTGCTTCACACGCTCGTATAATGCAGTATAACTATAACGATGGAACATCTGATGGGACAGGCGCGTGGTGATCCGTTTATCGCCGTGTATACGATGTGCATGCTCCAAAATCTGCGCAAGCGTCAATGGATAGTTCATCATCAAGCCGTGCATGTTCCGCCGTGTCCTATCGCTAAAAATCGTACAAACTTTTTATGATTTTAGCATAAAAACAAAGTTTATTGGTAAAAAAACTGATATTTTACATTTTCGGAATTTTAATTTGCATTTCACTATAAAAATAAATCATAATTAAACCATTGTTTATGCGCTGTATTTCTCATTATCATCAACTTACAACGAGGATAAACGAAATGTCAATTTCAGATAATAAACGGCATCTCTGGTGTGTCGTCGCCATCCTACTCGGCATCATATCAGCAATACCGATGACTGCCAGTGCCGAAGCACTTAAGGTAGTCGTTCAAGACCAGAATGGGAACGCTATCCCGGAAGCAAAAGTGCAAATCGGGAACCAAGAACAAACAACAGATGATTCTGGAATCGCTATGTTCAGCGATGTAACAGGTTCAGCGTCGCTAACAATAATAGCAATCGGATTTTCGAGCAAACGGATCAATACCACTGCGGGACAAACCGAAGTGACAGCCACGCTTGCTCCCATCCAAACGATTGAATCCGTTGTGGTGGTAGGTACTCGCAGTATCGGCAGAAGAGCCTTGCAGGCACCCGTCCCGATAGAAGTTGTTAACAGAGAGCAGCTTAGTATTACAGGTCAATCCGAAACGGGACGTGTTCTGCAGATGTTAGTCCCCTCCTTTAACTTCTCAAGTTCAACAATTAGTGATGGTACAGACGCATTGCGTCCGGCAACATTGCGTGGCTTGGGGCCCGACCAGACGCTTGTGCTCGTCAATGGCAAACGTCGCCACAAAAGCGCATTGTTGCACGTAAATACATCTGTAGGTCGTGGGACTGCCGGAACAGACTTCAACGCGATTCCGTCTGCGGCGATAGAGCGGATTGAAGTGCTACGTGATGGCGCAGCAGCACAATACGGTTCCGATGCGATCGCCGGTGTTATCAACATTGTACTCAAAAACGACGTTGACACAGGTGATG
Coding sequences within:
- a CDS encoding long-chain fatty acid--CoA ligase encodes the protein MHGLMMNYPLTLAQILEHAHRIHGDKRITTRLSHQMFHRYSYTALYERVKQLANAITQLGIVQPGDRVATYASNTYQHLELYYAIPCLGAVLHPLNVRLSAAQLAHITHEAEDKVIFVDGAFAGQFEELRNEIKCEQVVYFNQMPTPSAVFYEQFLSEADPAYTWDIPDENWAMGLCYTSGTQGEPRGVLYTHRSMFLHTLAVNQADVFGLTEADVVLPLVPMFHAMAWGLPYASMFAGADLVLPGPTSLCLADLIAKTGVTVAAGVPTVWAAAYPEFRKRRRDIYSLRRLIVGGEAMPPTLIEAYEKELGIEICHAWGMTEMSPTGTFSKLRRRHQNLSDAEKWRVKAKQGRPVPGVELRIVAETSNQLTELPWDGKTAGELQVRSPWTASTYYGSKPTDEHFTPDGWLRTGDIATIDAQGYMQIVDRAKALIRSGGESISSVALETALLKHPYVLDAAVIGMPNEKWGERPLAVVALTPVSAVSNRTDADIALTPVGAVSNCTDADIALTPVGAVSNRTDADISNTLKQHLALEFPKFWIPDHFVFVDEIPKTGVGKSDKQTLRKRLLSAETKEKLP
- a CDS encoding alcohol dehydrogenase catalytic domain-containing protein, whose translation is MRMKAAIYTGIEEIEVREVERDEPPPGFVLVDTKQTGICGSDLHSYFGNWGQSHEHAAGHETCGVVVALGDGVTKFDIGDRVAVECFSHCGTCTYCETGQYNLCLNRGGISPKMHGGFAEYTSTHQSGLFKLPERMTFEQGALVEPLAVSHRAIARSGANSRDTVAIIGGGTIGQFCLADAVAAGVKETLITVKYEQQAELAKALGADHIVNVGDTDVQEYVKDVTNGIGFDAVIETVGGAENFNIATTIVRKQGSVVLVAGYYKPLEVNLSTIVWSEASITGSNCYGYSGMETDFEAAIELIDSGKVDATKLVTHYYPLEEIREAFRVSADKTSGAIKVHVCQD
- a CDS encoding phytanoyl-CoA dioxygenase family protein; the encoded protein is MQNGNHTLSTEEREQFWRQGYLGPYKLCSPEDMLDMQPEIEKILETPPPDHNQVVHNRHLDSPLIHQLATHPTIVKRMAALYGPDLLLWRTNFFVKEPGAKEIPWHQDFNYWPLEPPIIISAWIAVDSATLENSCLQIVPGSHRKVVPHVKATSDMAFNQMGDLEFIDTSTIVNLEMQPGEFVLFNERTLHHSEANRSDKRRIGLAVRVILPIVKVFDWDAPEHKLIVVHGEDPVQFNNRQ